The following proteins come from a genomic window of Companilactobacillus pabuli:
- a CDS encoding cation:dicarboxylate symporter family transporter — MQKQKFFRISLGWQIIIGLILGIILGQLFYQNKAAIQVMQNIGTMFISMIQMIVLPIVISCLTVGIANMGDIKKLGRIGLKTLIYFEIMTTIAIIIGIIVANVTHPGTFIDIHSLKGSDISQYTATAKTAKHSGIWSILMSIIPTNIFASLGKGDMLPIIFFSVLFGLGTASIGKQGKVIVDVLNAVANVMFKVTNWVMRLAPIGVCALIGVTVGEMGFNSLKPLLLFIVIAYATMAFFVFVVMAAVGHLFHVKFYEMFRIIENEVTLAFTTASSEAALPKMMEKMQDYGSSKGIVSFVIPTGYTFNLDGSAIYQSLAALFLAQAYNINLTLGQQITLVVVLMLTSKGMAGVPGASFVVLLATVSTIGVPMQGLTFIAGIDRLVDMGRTAVNVVGNSLATVIIAKSEHEFDEDKREKYVASYKRGD, encoded by the coding sequence TTGCAAAAGCAAAAGTTTTTCCGGATAAGCTTAGGTTGGCAAATCATCATTGGTTTGATCCTAGGTATTATCTTGGGGCAGTTATTCTATCAGAATAAGGCTGCCATTCAAGTCATGCAAAACATTGGTACGATGTTTATTTCCATGATTCAAATGATTGTTTTACCAATCGTTATATCCTGTTTGACCGTTGGTATCGCCAATATGGGTGATATTAAGAAACTTGGTCGAATCGGATTAAAAACTTTAATCTATTTCGAAATTATGACAACAATAGCGATTATTATTGGTATTATCGTCGCTAATGTTACTCATCCCGGTACCTTTATCGATATTCATAGTCTAAAAGGTTCGGATATTAGTCAATATACTGCGACGGCTAAAACAGCCAAACATTCGGGTATTTGGTCAATCTTGATGAGTATCATTCCAACCAATATCTTTGCCTCGCTTGGAAAAGGCGATATGTTGCCAATTATCTTCTTCTCCGTATTGTTCGGATTAGGAACAGCTTCAATTGGCAAACAAGGTAAAGTTATCGTTGATGTTTTAAACGCTGTAGCTAACGTTATGTTCAAAGTAACCAACTGGGTTATGCGTTTAGCTCCAATTGGTGTCTGTGCTTTGATCGGTGTCACAGTTGGTGAAATGGGCTTTAATTCCCTTAAACCACTACTATTATTCATTGTGATTGCTTATGCAACAATGGCATTTTTCGTCTTTGTTGTTATGGCAGCTGTGGGACATTTGTTCCACGTTAAATTTTATGAAATGTTCAGAATTATTGAAAATGAAGTTACTTTAGCTTTCACGACTGCTAGTTCGGAAGCTGCTCTACCTAAGATGATGGAAAAAATGCAAGATTATGGTTCTTCTAAAGGAATCGTTTCGTTCGTTATTCCAACTGGTTATACTTTTAACCTTGATGGTTCAGCCATTTATCAATCATTGGCCGCTTTATTCTTGGCTCAAGCTTACAACATCAATTTAACTCTTGGGCAACAAATTACCCTTGTAGTAGTATTGATGTTAACATCTAAGGGGATGGCCGGAGTACCAGGTGCATCATTTGTCGTGCTACTAGCCACAGTTTCGACAATCGGTGTCCCAATGCAAGGCTTGACCTTCATCGCTGGTATTGACCGTCTCGTAGATATGGGACGTACTGCTGTTAACGTTGTTGGTAATTCACTAGCAACTGTTATCATTGCTAAGAGCGAGCATGAGTTCGATGAGGACAAGAGAGAGAAGTATGTCGCATCCTACAAGCGTGGAGACTAG
- the manA gene encoding mannose-6-phosphate isomerase, class I has protein sequence MSEPLFLKPVFHEKLWGGRKLETEFGYNIPDGTIGECWAISGHPHGKEQVVNGEFAGQIFADLWNDHKELFGNPKGKVFPLLTKILDANASLSVQVHPDNEYAEKHEHELGKTECWYIIDAEPGSYLIYGHNAKNKAELDQMIESGDWDHLLRKVPVKKGEFYYVPSGTVHALNKGIMVLETQQSSDTTYRLYDYDRVDKTTGKKRDLHIKQSEDTITVPHKDPKLDIQSKEVGKNKFTTFVQPPISPFFSVYHWEIKEPVQLHHQIGKYTLISVLNGEGKITADGKDYDLKKGTHLIVPATIKEWTLSGDLDIIASESGED, from the coding sequence ATGAGTGAACCATTATTTTTAAAACCCGTCTTTCATGAGAAACTCTGGGGTGGAAGAAAATTAGAAACAGAATTTGGTTACAACATTCCTGATGGAACAATTGGTGAATGCTGGGCAATTTCTGGACATCCACATGGTAAAGAACAAGTCGTAAATGGTGAATTTGCTGGTCAAATCTTTGCTGATCTATGGAATGACCACAAGGAATTATTCGGTAATCCTAAGGGCAAAGTATTTCCACTTCTAACTAAAATTTTGGATGCAAATGCTAGCCTATCAGTTCAAGTTCATCCTGACAATGAATATGCTGAAAAGCACGAACACGAACTAGGTAAAACAGAATGCTGGTACATCATTGATGCTGAACCAGGTTCATACTTGATTTACGGTCACAATGCTAAGAACAAGGCAGAACTTGACCAAATGATCGAATCAGGCGACTGGGATCACTTATTAAGAAAAGTTCCTGTTAAGAAAGGTGAATTCTACTACGTACCAAGTGGTACAGTTCACGCTTTGAACAAAGGTATCATGGTCTTAGAAACACAACAAAGTAGTGATACAACTTACCGTTTGTATGACTATGACCGTGTTGACAAGACTACTGGCAAGAAACGTGATCTTCACATCAAACAATCAGAAGACACAATCACAGTACCTCACAAAGATCCAAAACTAGACATTCAATCAAAAGAAGTTGGCAAGAACAAGTTTACAACCTTCGTTCAACCACCAATTTCACCATTCTTCTCAGTTTATCACTGGGAAATCAAAGAACCGGTTCAATTGCACCACCAAATTGGTAAGTACACATTGATCTCAGTTCTAAACGGTGAAGGTAAGATCACTGCTGATGGTAAAGACTATGACTTGAAGAAAGGTACACACTTGATTGTTCCTGCAACAATTAAAGAATGGACCTTGTCTGGTGATTTGGATATCATCGCTTCAGAATCTGGTGAAGACTAA
- a CDS encoding redox-sensing transcriptional repressor Rex codes for MTKTTVPNATIKRLPIYYRYFQFLKDEGTKKISSGELSEGVKIDSATIRRDFSYLGALGKRGYGYDVNDLVTFFKKLLNQDKRTNVALVGVGNLGNALLNYNFSRTNNVRIAAAFDINKEIVGTVKSGVPVYDISELKEQLHLQQIDVCILTVSSNAAQTTADLLADAGVRGILNFTPVIINVPSSIRVHYVDLANELQTLIFFLDRDKSATEEIE; via the coding sequence ATGACAAAAACAACAGTTCCAAACGCAACAATAAAGCGTTTACCAATTTATTATCGTTACTTCCAATTTCTCAAAGATGAGGGTACAAAAAAAATCTCCTCTGGTGAATTATCAGAAGGGGTTAAGATTGATAGTGCTACAATTAGACGTGACTTCTCATATCTAGGTGCACTTGGCAAGCGTGGTTATGGCTACGATGTAAACGATTTAGTAACGTTCTTTAAGAAGTTATTGAATCAAGACAAACGTACCAACGTCGCTTTAGTTGGAGTCGGTAATTTAGGTAACGCCTTACTAAATTATAACTTTTCTCGGACAAATAATGTTCGAATTGCGGCAGCTTTTGATATTAATAAAGAAATTGTCGGTACAGTTAAGAGTGGTGTTCCAGTTTACGATATTAGTGAACTAAAAGAACAACTTCACTTACAACAGATCGATGTCTGCATTTTGACAGTTTCTTCAAACGCTGCGCAAACGACAGCCGACTTGTTAGCTGATGCTGGAGTTCGTGGAATCTTGAACTTTACACCGGTCATCATCAACGTGCCAAGCAGTATTCGTGTGCACTATGTTGATTTGGCAAACGAATTGCAAACGTTGATCTTCTTCTTAGACCGTGACAAGTCAGCGACTGAAGAAATAGAATAA
- a CDS encoding ABC-F family ATP-binding cassette domain-containing protein has translation MILLQAQNITKNFGTKKLFSNVSFEIQDNSRIGLVGRNGVGKSTLLKIISDQESYNSGNIALKKDTNIGYLAQDSGLNNDNKIFDELEHVFDYLKAQEKKMRALEEKLANPNVDNYDDILKQYDQLQNTFRQENGYSYQSEIRSVLKGFGFDEDVWQDEISTLSGGERSRLAMAKMLLEHHDILLLDEPTNHLDINTVEWLENYLKGYKGALVIVSHDQYFLDKVVNEIVEINQHSSTHYSGNYTFYLQEKKKNQEVAWKHYEEQQAEIKRTEEYIQKNIVRASTTKMAQSRRKKLEHMDVLDRPGSDQGSVHFSFEIDKESGNDVLLVKDAAIGYDDHIMSEPINLDVKKGERVGIIGPNGIGKSTFLKSILGKIPMIKGTSQFGANVQVGYYDQNLKGLDPKKDVLHEIWDLYPRLDEQIIRKKLGAFLFSGDDVLKPIAGLSGGEKARLTLTKLSMEHDNFLIMDEPTNHLDIDSKEVLEDALKEFPGTVLFVSHDRYLLNTLANRIVDIGEHGSKIYLGDYDYYVEKTSDKPVVEETKATPSVSEKKMEYQQSKEQQKQERKLRRQVEDLENQIAELEEKNAAIQKEMTKDENLTSYSKLADLQKELDENKAKQDEIEEEWTKKSIELEDFNS, from the coding sequence TTGATTTTATTACAAGCACAAAACATTACCAAAAATTTTGGAACTAAAAAACTTTTTTCAAATGTCAGTTTCGAAATTCAAGACAATAGTCGCATCGGCCTCGTTGGTCGCAATGGTGTAGGAAAATCTACCCTATTAAAAATCATCTCTGATCAGGAGAGCTATAACAGTGGCAATATTGCACTCAAAAAAGATACCAATATTGGCTACTTAGCTCAGGATTCAGGATTAAATAACGACAATAAAATTTTCGATGAATTGGAGCACGTCTTTGATTACCTCAAAGCTCAGGAAAAAAAGATGCGCGCTTTGGAAGAAAAATTGGCCAATCCGAATGTCGACAACTATGACGATATTTTGAAACAATACGATCAACTCCAAAATACCTTCCGTCAAGAAAATGGCTATAGCTATCAATCAGAAATCAGAAGTGTCCTCAAAGGATTCGGCTTTGATGAAGATGTTTGGCAAGATGAGATTTCAACCCTATCTGGTGGGGAAAGATCTCGTTTGGCAATGGCTAAAATGCTTTTGGAACACCACGATATTTTACTATTGGATGAACCAACTAACCATTTGGATATCAACACTGTCGAATGGTTAGAAAACTATCTAAAAGGCTATAAGGGCGCTTTAGTAATCGTTTCTCATGATCAGTACTTCTTGGACAAAGTAGTTAATGAAATTGTTGAAATCAATCAACACTCTTCAACCCACTACTCTGGTAACTATACTTTCTACTTGCAAGAAAAGAAGAAAAATCAAGAAGTTGCTTGGAAACATTACGAAGAACAACAAGCCGAGATTAAACGGACCGAAGAATATATCCAAAAAAATATTGTCCGTGCTTCAACTACTAAGATGGCTCAAAGTCGTCGTAAAAAACTCGAACACATGGATGTTTTGGATCGTCCTGGTAGTGATCAAGGTTCAGTTCACTTCTCTTTTGAGATTGACAAAGAAAGTGGTAATGACGTACTTTTGGTCAAAGATGCTGCTATTGGCTACGATGACCACATTATGTCTGAACCAATCAATTTGGACGTCAAAAAAGGTGAACGTGTTGGTATCATCGGACCTAACGGTATCGGTAAGTCAACTTTCTTGAAATCAATTCTCGGAAAAATTCCAATGATCAAAGGAACATCCCAATTTGGTGCCAATGTTCAAGTCGGCTACTATGACCAGAATCTAAAAGGACTCGATCCTAAAAAAGACGTCTTGCACGAAATCTGGGACCTATACCCAAGACTTGATGAACAAATTATCCGTAAGAAATTAGGAGCTTTCTTGTTCAGTGGCGATGACGTTCTAAAGCCTATTGCTGGTTTATCCGGTGGTGAAAAAGCCCGTTTGACTTTGACCAAATTATCTATGGAACACGACAACTTCCTAATCATGGATGAGCCCACTAACCACTTGGACATCGACAGTAAAGAAGTTCTTGAAGACGCCTTGAAGGAATTCCCAGGAACAGTTCTCTTCGTATCCCACGACCGTTACCTTTTGAACACATTAGCTAACCGTATCGTCGATATTGGTGAACATGGTAGTAAGATTTATCTTGGTGATTACGACTACTATGTTGAAAAAACTTCCGACAAGCCAGTTGTTGAAGAAACTAAAGCAACTCCTTCAGTTAGTGAAAAGAAGATGGAGTATCAACAATCTAAAGAACAACAAAAACAAGAGCGTAAATTACGTCGTCAAGTTGAAGATTTAGAAAATCAAATTGCTGAATTAGAAGAAAAGAATGCGGCCATTCAAAAAGAAATGACTAAAGATGAAAACTTAACTTCTTACAGTAAGTTGGCCGATTTACAAAAAGAACTCGATGAGAATAAAGCTAAACAAGATGAAATCGAGGAAGAATGGACCAAAAAGTCAATTGAATTGGAAGATTTTAATAGTTAG